A genomic stretch from Malus domestica chromosome 15, GDT2T_hap1 includes:
- the LOC114821784 gene encoding flavonol synthase/flavanone 3-hydroxylase, translating into MHAHERVQDIASISKDEIPAEFIRSKNEQPGITTVHGTTLECPTIDFSIQDDEKILNQIVEASRDWGMYQIVNHDIPNEAIKKLQEVGRIFFELPQEEKEVYAKPPDSKSVEGYGTRLQKELEGKKGWVDHLFHRVWPPAAINYQFWPKNPSSYREASEEYVNHLHKVVDKLFKMLSLGLGIEGHELKKAAGGDDLVYLLKINYYPPCPRPDLALGVVAHTDMSALTILVPNDVQGLQACRDGHWYDVKYIPNALVIHIGDQMEIMSNGRYKSVLHRTTVNKEKARLSWPVFMEPPQEHLVGPLSQLVNNENPPKYKSKKFGEYCYCKLNKIPQ; encoded by the exons ATGCATGCGCATGAGAGAGTGCAAGACATTGCTTCAATATCCAAGGACGAAATCCCGGCGGAGTTCATTAGGTCAAAGAATGAGCAACCAGGAATCACAACCGTACATGGGACAACCCTGGAGTGCCCTACCATTGATTTTAGCATCCAGGACGATGAAAAGATCCTCAACCAAATTGTCGAGGCGAGCCGTGACTGGGGCATGTACCAGATTGTGAACCATGACATTCCCAATGAGGCCATAAAAAAGTTGCAAGAGGTGGGGAGGATATTTTTTGAGCTTCCACAAGAGGAAAAGGAGGTTTACGCTAAACCTCCAGATTCCAAGTCTGTGGAAGGGTACGGAACACGGCTTCAGAAGGAACTGGAAGGCAAGAAAGGGTGGGTGGACCATTTATTTCATAGGGTTTGGCCTCCTGCTGCCATTAACTACCAGTTCTGGCCTAAAAATCCTTCTTCTTACAG GGAGGCCAGTGAGGAGTATGTGAATCATCTCCACAAGGTGGTGGACAAGTTGTTCAAGATGCTATCTTTAGGGTTGGGGATTGAAGGACACGAGTTAAAGAAGGCTGCTGGTGGGGATGACTTGGTTTACcttctaaaaataaattattaccCCCCATGTCCCCGCCCTGACCTTGCTCTTGGGGTTGTGGCTCATACTGACATGTCAGCACTCACCATTCTTGTTCCCAACGATGTTCAAGGCCTCCAAGCATGCAGGGATGGCCATTGGTACGATGTTAAGTACATCCCTAATGCCCTTGTCATCCACATTGGTGATCAAATGGAG ATAATGAGCAATGGAAGGTACAAAAGTGTGCTGCATAGAACGACGGTGAATAAAGAGAAAGCAAGACTCTCGTGGCCAGTTTTCATGGAGCCTCCACAGGAGCACCTAGTAGGGCCTCTCTCACAGCTTGTGAACAACGAGAATCCACCTAAGTACAAGTCCAAGAAGTTTGGCGAGTATTGTTACTGCAAGCTCAACAAGATTCCACAGTAA